One Labeo rohita strain BAU-BD-2019 chromosome 12, IGBB_LRoh.1.0, whole genome shotgun sequence genomic region harbors:
- the atoh1c gene encoding transcription factor ATOH1: MPRPDGTYAQIIWREADRARSDPRPGAVTGWREERTQGRVSCDPCALVQLRLSGLTYPDEDQSAIARARRRRRLAANARERRRMLGLNVAFDRLRSVIPNVESDRKLSKSETLQMAQIYISTLSELLEERDCDSEFSYPMLGTGMQDQVIKGSMPTEETKPEQKTVPTCRIRTYAGNLGRPSCCDPKTPELLVDSHYMERSNGAK, encoded by the coding sequence ATGCCCCGTCCAGACGGCACTTACGCGCAGATCATCTGGAGAGAGGCAGACAGAGCCCGCTCGGACCCACGTCCCGGAGCAGTAACGGGCTGGAGGGAGGAGAGGACGCAGGGCAGGGTGAGCTGCGACCCGTGCGCTCTCGTTCAGCTCCGGCTATCCGGACTAACATATCCAGACGAAGACCAGAGCGCCATCGCCCGAGCTCGGAGACGCCGCAGACTGGCCGCCAACGCCCGCGAGAGGAGGAGGATGCTGGGCTTGAACGTGGCCTTCGACCGCCTGAGGAGCGTCATTCCGAACGTGGAGAGCGACAGGAAGCTGTCCAAGTCTGAGACGCTTCAGATGGCACAGATATACATTAGTACTCTGAGCGAGCTGCTGGAGGAAAGAGACTGCGACTCAGAATTCAGTTACCCGATGCTGGGGACGGGCATGCAGGATCAAGTCATAAAGGGTTCAATGCCAACCGAAGAGACCAAACCAGAGCAGAAAACTGTTCCAACCTGTAGGATAAGAACATATGCTGGGAATTTGGGGCGTCCAAGTTGTTGTGACCCCAAAACACCTGAACTCTTAGTGGACTCTCACTATATGGAGAGGAGTAATGGAGCAAAATGA